The genomic window AATGTCGTGCGACAACGGCATGTTGATGCTGCCGTCGATGAACTTCGTCGGCCCGTTGGCGTTAGGGTTGATGTCGAAGTCGAAGATCTCGGTCGGCAGCCAGAGCGTCGCGCACGAGTTGGGCACGTCGACGACTCCGCTGATGTGGCCCTGCACCGGCGCCGTGCCGAGGATCGAATAGGCCTGCGCCCCGGAATAGCCGAACTTCTTCAAATACTCGATGGCGTTCAGGCAGGCCTGGCGGTACGCGACGTTGACGTCGAGGTAGTACTGCTTGCCGGACTCGTCGACAGAGATGCCTTCGAAGATCAGGTAGTCCTTGTAGTTGGGCGTCATCACGCTCGGCTTGAAGATCGGGTTCTTGATGCCGTACTTGGCCATGCCGCCCTTGATGAGCGTGACCTTCATGTGCACCCAACCCGCCATTTCGATGGCGCCGCAGAAGGTGATTTCGCCGTCGCCCTGGCTGAAGTGCAGGTCGCCGACCGACAGGCCTGCGCCGTCGACATACACCGGGAAGAACACCTTGGAGCCGCGCGACAGATCCTTGATGTCGCAGTTGCCGCCGTGCTCGCGTGGCGGCACGGTGCGTGCGCCTTCTGCCGCCGCCTTGGCCTTGGCTTCACCCGTCAGGCGGCCCATGTGTGCGGTGCCGGCCGAAGGCGGGTTGGCGAGGCCGCCGGTCGGATTGGTGTCGATGAGTTGCTGCTCGCGTGTGTTCCACATGTCGAGCATCGACTTGTCCGGCAGGCAACCGATCAGGCCGGGGTGGATCAGGCCGGCGAAGTTGACGCCCGGGATGTGGCGCGAGCTGGTGAACATGCCCTTGAAGTCCCAGATCGATTTCTGCGCCTCAGGGAAGTGCTCGGTCAGAAAGCCGCCGCCGTTCTTCTTCGAGAAGAAACCGTTGAAGCCCCACAACGAATCTTGCTTGGCGCCGATGTCGAGCAGGTCGACCACCAGCAAATCGCCGGGCTCGGCACCCTTCACTCCCACCGGACCCGACAGGTAATGCACCGTCGTCAGGTCGATGTCGCGCACGTCGTCGGCGCTGTCGTTGTTCTTGATGAAGCCGCCGGTCCAATCGAAGGTCTCCAGAATGAAGTCGTCGCCGGGATTCACCCAGCAGGCCATCGGAATGTCCGGGTGCCAGCGGTTGTGAATGTTCTCGTTCTCGGTGGGCGACTTCGTCAGGTCGACCTTGATCAGCGTGTCTGTCATATCTATGGCTCCAGGGTTATGGTCAAACGGAAAGGTATGCCTTGATGTGGTTCACATCGGTCTTGTCGCGCGCGGTCTCGTGCACGAAGATGCCGCCCTCGATCACGAAGAGCCGGTCGGCCACGTCCATCGCAAAGCTGAGCACCTGCTCCGACACGATGATGGTGATGCCGCGCATCTTTCGGATCTCGTTGAGTGCCTTGGCGATGTCCTTGATGATCGATGGCTGGATGCCTTCGGTCGGTTCGTCAAGCAGCAGCACCTTGGGGTCTGTCACCAGTGCGCGCGCAATGGCGAGCTGTTGCTGTTGACCGCCGGAGAGGTTGCCTCCCTTGCGCCGCTTCATGTCCCACAACACCGGAAACAGCGCGTAGATTTCTTCGGGGATGCGGCGCGTCTTCGAGTTCTCGAGGCCGGTCTGGATGTTCTCTTCGACGGTCAGCGTCGGAAAGATCATGCGGCCCTGCGGCACATAGGCGATGCCCTTGGCGACGCGCACATAACTTTCGTCGCGCGACACTTCCTGGTCCGCCACTTTGATGCTGCCGCTCTTGATCGGCAGTACGCCCATCAAGCTCTTGAAGAGCGTCGTCTTGCCCATGCCGTTGCGGCCCATGATGGCGACCGTTTCGTTGGCGTAGCCCTCGAAGCTGATGCCGTGAAGTGCTTCGCTCTGGCCGTACGCGACGTGCAGGTCTTCTACCTTCAGCATGACGTTGCTCATCTTTGCTTCTCCAATGCTGCGGTGAGTTGGGGGGAACGTTGCGGGATGCTGGCAAACCTCATCAATGCCCCAGGTACACGTCGATGACCTTCGGATCCGCCTGCACCTGCTCCATCGGTCCCTCGGCCAGAATCTTCCCCTGGTGCATGACGGTGACCTTGTGCGCGATGCGCTTGACGAAGTCCATGTCGTGCTCGATGACGATGACCGAGCGGCCTTTACAGATGCGTTGCAACAGGTCGGCGGTGAGCTCTCGTTCGCGTGCGCTCATGCCGGCGATGGGCTCGTCGAGCATCAGCAACTCCGGCTCCTGCATCAGCAGCATGCCAATCTCCAGCCACTGCTTCTGTCCGTGGCTCAGCAGGCCGGCTTCGGTGTCGAGCTTGTCGTGCAGATGGATGTCTTCGGCGATGGTCTTGACGCGGCTCTTGACCTCGTCGGTGCACTTGAAGGCGAGCGCACCCATGACGGAGCGGCCGGCCGGGAACGACACTTCGAGGTTCTGGAAAACGCTCAGGTTCTCGTAGATCGACGGTGTCTGAAACTTGCGGCCGATGCCCAGGCGCACGCGCTTGTGCTCGGCCATCTTGGTGAGCTCGGTGTTCTTGAACTTGATGCTGCCGGCACTCGCCTTGGTCTTGCCGCAGATGAGGTCGAGCAGCGTGGTCTTGCCGGCGCCGTTGGGGCCGATGATGACGCGCAGCTCGTTTTTGTCGATGTAGAGCGTCAGCGCATCGATGGCTTTGAAGCCGTCGAACGAGACGGTCAGATCTTCCACTGCGAGGGCGAAGTCGGTATTGCTCATGGGGTGCTCGTGGAACGGGTTCAGGCGCGCTGCGGGCTGACGCCGTCGGGCAGCGTCGGCTCGGCGGCGCTGTCGACAGTGGCGGCCACGGCGGCCGCATGCAGTGCCGGCGACTGCGGTGCGTCGTCACCGAGCGGCAGCAACTTGCGGCGCTGCAGGCGCGGCCGGATGTGCTCTTCCCACACACCGGCCAGGCCCATCGGGAACGCCATCGTCACGCCGATGAAAAGACCGGCCATCAGGAACAGCCACATGTCCGGAAAGCTCTCGGAGAAGTACGTCTTGCCGAAGTTCACCAGCAGCGTGCCGTAGACCGCACCGACCAGGCTCATGCGCCCGCCGACCGCCGCGAAGATCACCATCTCGACCGAAGGAACGATGCCCACGAAGCTGGGCGACATGAAGCCGACCTGCAGCGAGAACAACGCCCCGCCGATACCCGACAGCGCGGCCGCCAGGCAGAAGGTGAAGACCTTGAAGTTGGCCACGTCGTAGCCGGAGAAACGCACGCGGTCTTCCTTGTCGCGCATGGCCAGCAGCAGCGTGCCCGCCTTGCCGGTCTGGATCCAGCGACACAGGATGATGCTGGCGAGCAGCAGCGCCACGCACAGGAAATACAGCACGTACTTGGCGTGGTCGGTGCGCGTGTCCCAGCCCAGCACCGTCTTCAGGTCGGTCATGCCATTGACGCCGCCGGTGTAGCCCTGCTGGCCGATGATGAGCACCGTCAAGATGAGCGCGACGGCCTGCGTGATGATCGCAAAGTACACGCCACCGACGCGCCGCTTGAACATCGCGAAGCTGATGATCCAGGCCAGCAGCGTCGGGGCCGCGATCACCAAAATGAGCGTGAGCGTCAGGCTCTTGAAGGGCAGCCACATCAACGGCAGTTCGGTGATCTGGTTCCAGTCCATGAAGTCGGGGATGCCCGGCGTGGTCTGGATCTTGGTGGTGATCGGGTCCGAGGCTTCGAGCTTCAAGAACATCGCCATCGCATAACCACCGATGCCGAAGAAGATGCCCTGCCCCAGGCTCAGCACGCCGCCGTAGCCCCACACCATCACCAGCCCGACGGCGACGAAAGCATAGGTAAGGTACTTGCCGATCAGGTTGAGCCGGAAGATGTCGAGGCTCAACGGCAGGATGACCACCAGCAGGATGGCCAGCAGCAGCAGGCTGCCGAGCTGGTAGCGCTTGATGAAGGTCTTGAGGGCAATCATTTCAGCGACGCACCTTGGAAGCGAAGAGACCTTGCGGCCGGATCATCAGGATGAGCACGATGAGCGTGAGCGTCAGCACCTTGGCCATCGAGCCGGCCATGAAGAACTCGGTGATCGATTGCGTCTGCGCGATACCGAAAGCCGACACCACGGTGCCCAGCAAGCTGGCCGCGCCGCCGAAGGTGACGACCAGGAACGAGTCGACGATGTAGAGCTGGCCAGAGGTCGGTCCGGTCGAGCCGATGGTCGTGAAGGCCGCGCCGGCGACACCGGCGATGCCGCAGCCGATCGCAAAGGTCAGGCGGTCGGTCTTCTTGGTGTTGATGCCGATGGCGTTGGCCATCACGCGGTTGGCGACCGTGGCACGCACGCGCAGGCCCCAGCGGCTCTTGCTGAGCGCGAGCAGCATGCCGCAAGTAACCACCGTGGTCAGCACCAGCACGAACATCCCGTTGATCGGAATATCGAGTCCGGGAATCGGCGCCCAGGAACCGAGCAGCCACTCGGGCAGCACCGGACTCACTTCCTTGGGGCCGATGAAGGTACGAAAGCACTGCTGCATCGCGAGGCTGATGCCCCAGGTGGCGAGCAGCGTGTCGAGCGGGCGCTTGTACAAGTGGCGGATAAGTGCCCACTCGACCAGCCAGCCGGCGACGAACGCAAAAAAGAACGCCAACAGGACGGCGAACGGAAAGTAGTACGGCAGCAGCGTGGGAGCATGCTTTTCGACAAGTGTCGAGCCGAGGTAGATGGTGTAGGCGCCGATGGTCATGAACTCGCCATGCGCCATGTTGATGACGCCCATCTGGCCGAAGATGACCGCGAGACCCAGACCCATCAGCAGCAGCACCGCGAACAGGCTCAGCCCCGCGAAGCCCTGCATCAGGCCAATGTTCAGCAACTCTGAAAAACTCATATCGCGCAGTCCTCGTGTGTTCTCCTTCCCCCGTTGGGGGAAGGTTGGGATGGGGGCACCCCCACCCCTGCCCTCCCCCAAAAGGGGAGGGAGTCAGATCACTGGTAACCCTTGGGGAATGGATCAGGCTTGATGAGCTCTGGCGATTCCGACACCACCTTGAAGCTCCCGTCCGGCAAGCCCATCGCAATGCGCGACTTGCTCCACAGGTGATGGTTGGCGTCGAGCTTCACGTAGCCTTCTGGCGCCTGCTTGAGTTCGATGCCTGGCGATGCGGCGACGACCTTGTCGACGTCGAAGCTCTTGGCGCGCTCGACTGCGGCCTTCCACAACCAGGGGCCGAGGTAGCCGGCCTGGGTCACGTCGCCGATCACCGAGTCCTTGCCGTACTTGGCCTTGAAGGCGGCAACGAACTTCTTGTTGTTCTCGTTGTCCAGCGACTGGAAGTACTTCATCGACGAGTAGAAGCCAGCGAAATTCTCGCCGCCGACACCGGTCATTTCGTCTTCCGTCACTGCCAGCGTCACGAGCAGTTGCTTGTCACCGGTGATGCCGGCTGCCTTGAGCGCCTTGTAGAACGCGACGTTGGAGCCACCGACCACGGCTGCATAGATGCAGTCGGGCTTTTGCAGCTTGATCTTGTTCATCAGCGAGCCGAAGTTGGTGCTGCCCAGTGGGTAGTACTCCTCGCCGACGACCTTGCCCTTCTGGAAATTCTCGATGTGCTTGCGCGCGATCTTCATCGAGGTGCGTGGCCAGATGTAGTCGGAGCCGATCAGGAAGAAGGTCTTTGCCTTCTTCTCGGTCTTGGCCCATTCCAGGCTGTACAGAATCTGCTGCGTGGCTTCCTGGCCGGTGTAGAAAACGTTCTTCGACTGCTCCAGGCCTTCGTAGAAGGTCGGGTAGTACAGCAAGCCGTTCTCTTTTTCGAACACCGGCAGCACGGCCTTGCGCGAAGCCGAGGTCCAGCAGCCGAACACCGCAGCGCAGTGGTCGTTGATGAGCAATTTCTTCGCCTTCTCGGCAAAGGTCGGCCAGTCGGATGCGCCGTCTTCTTTGATGACCTTGATCTTGCGACCGAGGATGCCACCCATGGCGTTGATTTCATCGATGGCGAGTTGCTCGGCCTGGATCGAGCCGGTTTCGCTGATGGCCATGGTGCCGGTCGACGAATGCAGCTGGCCGACGATGACTTCGGTGTCGGTCACTGCCAGCTTGGTCGTGTTGACCGAAGCGGTCGGCTGCGCAAAGGCAAGGCCACCCAGGCCCATCATGGGCAAAGCGGCGGCGCCCTGAAGCAAGCGGCGGCGGCGCATCGCAATGCGCTCGGGCGATTCATCGATGGACGGGTCTTGATCGCGGGACATTGGCGGTATCTCCAGGCTGGTTGAGGTTCAAAAGTGAGCGCGGGGCGCCGGGTATGCACCACAGCTGTGCGCTTTGAGTGATCGCACCGAGTGCGGCACACCGAGCGCCATGGCCTGCACTCTAGAAACGGAATGCGTACTTCCGAATACGTCAATCAACGTAGCCTTGCCGATCAGCCGTGCGGCGAGACTGGCGATCCGTCGATGAGTTCGCTTGCTCCGGCGGAACGGACAAGGAGCGCTTCTTGCAGAGTCTTGGGCAAACACCATTCCTGATTGAACGGAACATGCCGCCCGCGAACCCCTCCGCCACCTCTTCCGCCCCGTCCTCCACACCGTCTTCCACGACGTCGCCCGTCACCGGTCAAAAAATCTTTCGCATCCGTCGCGACTACAACACCTGGGTCGCCAACGAGACGCTGGAAGACTACGCGCTGCGCTACACGCCGCGCAGTTTTCGCAAGTGGTCGGAGTTCGGCGTGGCCAACACCGCGTTCGGCGCCACCTCGTTCCTGGCGCTGGAGGCCATCGGCGGCGCCATCGCGCTGAGCTACGGGTTCTCGAACGCGCTGTGGGCCATCCTGGTGGTCGGCATCATCACGTTCCTGACAGGCCTGCCGATTTGCTACTACGCCGCCAAGTACGGCGTCGACATGGACCTGCTCACGCGCGGCGCCGGCTTCGGCTACCTGGGCTCGACGCTGACCTCGCTCATCTACGCGAGCTTCACCTTCATCTTTTTCGCGCTGGAGGCAGCCATCCTCGCGCTCGCTTTGCAGATGTATTTCGACTGGCCGCTGGCAGCCTGTTACCTCGTCTCGTCGATCGTCATCATCCCGCTGGTGATGCGCGGCATCACGATGATCTCCAAGCTGCAGCTCTGGACGCAGCCGATCTGGCTGGTGCTGTTCCTTTGCCCCTTCATCGCGGTCGCACTCAAGAACCCACAGGCCTTTGCCGACTTCACCGGGCTGGTCGGGCGCATCTCGGGCAACAACGACTTCGATCCGCTGATGTTCGGTGCCGGCGCCACTGTGGCGTTCTCGCTGGTGGTGCAGATCGGCGAGCAGGTCGACTACCTGCGCTTCCTGCCGGAGAAGACCGCCGCCAACCGGCGCCGCTGGTGGGCGGCCGTGTTGGTCGCCGGGCCGGGCTGGATCGTGCCCGGCATGCTGAAGATGATGGGCGGCGCCTTCCTCGCGTTCCTTGCGCTGCAGCACGAGATCAAGCCCGACCACGCGGTCGAGCCGACGCACATGTACCTGGCCGGTTTCGCCTACGTCTTCAAGGACCCGGCATGGGTGCTGGGCATCACGACGCTGTTCGTCGTGGTGTCGCAGATGAAGATCAACATCACCAACGCCTATGCCGGCTCGCTGGCGTGGTCGAACTTCTTTGCGCGGCTCACGCACAGCCATCCGGGCCGCGTGGTGTGGCTGGTGTTCAACGTGCTCATCGCGCTCCTGCTGATGACGCTCGGCGTGTTCGCAGCGCTGGAGAAAGTGCTCGGCCTCTACAGCAACATCGCCATCGCATGGGTCGGCGCGCTGGTGGCCGACCTGGTCATCAACAAGCCGCTGGGCTGGAGCCCTAAATCGATCGAGTTCAAGCGCGCCCATCTGTACGACATCAACCCGGTCGGGCTCGTGTCGATGCTGGTGGCGGCGACGATCGCGATGGTGGCCTATGCCGGGCTGCTCGGGCGCTGGGCCGAGTCGTTCTCGCCCTTCATCGCGCTGTCGACAGCGCTGCTGGTATCGCCGTTGCTGGCCTGGAAAACCAAAGGCCGCTACTACCTGGCGCGCACCGACCTGCAGCACTGGACGCCGGGGCAGATCGTGCGCTGCTCGGTTTGCGACAACAGCTTCGAGTCCGAGGACATGGCGCACTGCCCGGCCTACAGCGCACCGATCTGCTCGTTGTGCTGCACGCTCGAATCGCGCTGCCACGACGCCTGCAAGACCGACTCGCGCGCGTCGGAGCAGATCAGCGTCTGGCTCAAGGCACTGCTGCCACCGGCGATTGCGTTGCGGCTCAACTTCCGGGTCGTCCACTACATCCTCGTCACGACATCGCTGATCGCCTTGCTCGCCACGGTGATGGGCATCGTCTATGCGCAGGAAGGCTTGCTCAACGCCGATGCCGCCGGCGTGTTTTTGCAAACGCCCTTTCTCAAGGTCTTCGCGATGCTGTCGATGGTGGTGGCCGTCGCCGCCTGGTGGATCGTGCTGGGCAGCGAGAGCCGCAAGATGGCGCAGGAAGAATCGAACCGCCACAACCACCTGCTCACGCTGGAGATCGAGGCGCACGGCCGCACCGGCGCCGCGCTTCAGGCCGCCAAGGAAGCCGCCGAAGCCGCGAACCAGGCCAAGACACGCTACGTGGCCGGCATGACGCACGAGCTGCGCACGCCGCTCAACAGCATCCTCGGTTACTCGCAGATCCTGCTGAAGAACGACGACACCGCGCGCCCGCCGCGGGAAGCGGTGCAGACCATCCACCGCAGCGGCGAACACATGCTGAGCCTGATCGACGGGCTGCTCGACCTGGCGCGCATCGAGGCCGGCCGCCTGCAGCTCGAGTCGATGCCGCTCGCCCTGCCCGACTTTCTGGAAGAAGTCGTCCGCATGGTGCGACCGCAGGCCGAGAGCAAGGGCCTGGCCTTCGTCTACACGCAGAGCGGCAGGGTGCCACCCTGGGTGCAGGCCGATGCCAAGCGGCTGCGCCAGATCCTCATCAACTTGCTGAGCAATGCGGTGCGCTTCACCGATGCCGGCAGCGTCACTCTGCATGTCGATGCACGCCGACAGGTGCTGCGCTTCGATGTGGTCGACACTGGCATCGGCGTGGCACCGCAAGACCATCAGCGCATCTTTCTGCCCTTCGAACGCGGTGCCGCCGGCAGGCGCCATGGCGGCGAGCCGGGCACCGGCCTCGGGCTCACCATCACCGGCCTGTTGACTTCGCTGATGGGCGGCGATCTGCAACTCGCGGACACCTCGTCGAAAGGCAGCGTCTTCAGCGTGCGTGTGTACCTGCGCGGGGTGGCCGACCCCGGTCCGCAGGTCGTCCCGCAGCGCGTGATTTCCGGCTACTTCGGCCCGCGCCGCACGCTGCTGGTGGTCGACGACCAACCGGTGCAACGGCAGATGCTGGCCGGCATGCTGGCGCCGCTGGGCTTCGATGTGCGCGAGGCTGCCAGCGGCACCGAGTGCCTCGACAGCCTGCGCCAGCACGTGCCCTCCGCCATCCTGCTCGACCTCAGCATGGACGACATGGACGGCTGGGAAACGGCAGGCCGCGTGCGCGCCGCCGGCTTTGCCGTGCCGATCATCATCGTGTCGGCCAACGTGTTCGAGAACCAGGCCGACAGGCTGCGACTGCACGATTGCCAGGCCTTCGTCGGCAAGCCGGTGATCGAGTCGGAACTCACCACCACGCTGGAGCGACACCTCGGCCTGCAGTGGCTGCAGCCGGGGCTGGTGCTGGCCGGCGGGCAGACATCGGCAGAAGCCGCGCCCGAATTGCTGACCTTGCCCGAAGAAGCGCGGCACGAGCTCATGCGGCTGGTTCAGGTGGGCCATGTGCGCGGCCTGCAGCAGGCGCTAGACCGGCTCGCAGCGGCGCACCCCGACCTGGCCGCCACCTGCACGCACTTGCGCGGCATGGTGGCTCGCTTCGATCTCGACAGTTTCAAGAACGCACTCGCCGAGGAGGTCCATGCCCCCAATTCCTGAAGCCGACCGCCCCGTGGTGCTGGTGGTCGACGATGCACCGAGCAGCCTGGGCATGTTGTGCGACACGCTGGAGGCCAGCGGCTACACCGTGCTGGTCGCGGCGGACGGCGAATCGGCGCTGCAGCGGCTCGAACTCGTGGTACCCGACGCCATCCTGCTCGACGGCATGATGCCGGGCCTCTCGGGCTTCGAGACCTGCCGCCGCATCAAGGCCAACCCGGCGCTGGCGCACATCCCGGTCTTGTTCATGACCGGCATGTCGGAGACGCACGACGTGGTCGAAGGCTTTGCCAGCGGCGGTGTCGACTATGTGGTGAAACCGATTCGTGCGCAGGAGGTACTGGCGCGACTGCACACGCATGCCCGCAACGCGCGCATCACCCGGATGGCGCGCGACGCCGTCGATGTGGCGGGCATGGGCGTGGTGTTCGTCGACACGCGCGGCCGGCTGGCTTGGCGCTCACCGCAAGCCGCGCTGTGGCTGCACGCGCTCGGCGAGCCCGCCGAGCCCGGCCATTTGCCGGCGGCGCTCGAAGACTCATTGGTCCACGGCAGCACGCGCGTCCTCACCACCGCAGGCGGCACGCGGCTGTCGGTGCGCAACCTCGGCGCGGCCACGCTGGGCGAAACCATGCTGCTGCTGGCCTTGCACAAAGAAGGCCCCGCCGCATTGGCGCGCCTCACCGAAGCCGCGCTCACGCCGCGCGAGACCGAGGTGCTGTCATGGCTCGCCAAGGGCAAGACCAACCGCGACATCGGAGACATCCTGGGCATGAGCCCGCGCACGGTGAACAAGCACCTGGAACACATCTTCGAGAAGCTGGGGGTGGAGACGCGTTCTGCTGCGGCGGCGTTGGCGAGTGGGCATCTGGTGTGATGCGAAATGAGGCGCCCTCAAGCAGTCTTGCGCTTGATGATCTGCGCCGATGATTTTGGCCGGCCGCGCTGCTTCTCCCGGATCAGGTCTGCCAATAGCTTTACTTTGGGCTGCGGCGAGTCCTTGCGCCAAATGAGCATGGTCCTCACCGTCCGGAAATCACCCTTGAGCTTGTGCTCCGAAAGCCTCGCGCGCTCGGTGTAGGTGTCCAACACGGCCGCCGGAATGAGCGCGACGCCCATGCCCGCTACGCAACACCCAAGGATGGCGTGGTAAGAGCCGACCTCGATGATCCGACGCGGCGCCATGTTGTCTCGAGCGCACCATGCTTCCAGTCGTTGACGATGTGGACAGTCGGGCTCGAAAACCAACAGCGTGCCGTTTCGGATGTCGTGAGCAGAGCGAATCGGCGGGTGACCGGCAGGACCAATGATGACCAGTTGCTCCGTACACACTGCAAGACTGTCCAACCGCGGATCGGAGACTGGTTCAGCGACCAGTGCTGCGTCGAGTTCCCC from Variovorax sp. PAMC28562 includes these protein-coding regions:
- the fmdA gene encoding formamidase, which codes for MTDTLIKVDLTKSPTENENIHNRWHPDIPMACWVNPGDDFILETFDWTGGFIKNNDSADDVRDIDLTTVHYLSGPVGVKGAEPGDLLVVDLLDIGAKQDSLWGFNGFFSKKNGGGFLTEHFPEAQKSIWDFKGMFTSSRHIPGVNFAGLIHPGLIGCLPDKSMLDMWNTREQQLIDTNPTGGLANPPSAGTAHMGRLTGEAKAKAAAEGARTVPPREHGGNCDIKDLSRGSKVFFPVYVDGAGLSVGDLHFSQGDGEITFCGAIEMAGWVHMKVTLIKGGMAKYGIKNPIFKPSVMTPNYKDYLIFEGISVDESGKQYYLDVNVAYRQACLNAIEYLKKFGYSGAQAYSILGTAPVQGHISGVVDVPNSCATLWLPTEIFDFDINPNANGPTKFIDGSINMPLSHDII
- the urtE gene encoding urea ABC transporter ATP-binding subunit UrtE; the protein is MLKVEDLHVAYGQSEALHGISFEGYANETVAIMGRNGMGKTTLFKSLMGVLPIKSGSIKVADQEVSRDESYVRVAKGIAYVPQGRMIFPTLTVEENIQTGLENSKTRRIPEEIYALFPVLWDMKRRKGGNLSGGQQQQLAIARALVTDPKVLLLDEPTEGIQPSIIKDIAKALNEIRKMRGITIIVSEQVLSFAMDVADRLFVIEGGIFVHETARDKTDVNHIKAYLSV
- the urtD gene encoding urea ABC transporter ATP-binding protein UrtD, giving the protein MSNTDFALAVEDLTVSFDGFKAIDALTLYIDKNELRVIIGPNGAGKTTLLDLICGKTKASAGSIKFKNTELTKMAEHKRVRLGIGRKFQTPSIYENLSVFQNLEVSFPAGRSVMGALAFKCTDEVKSRVKTIAEDIHLHDKLDTEAGLLSHGQKQWLEIGMLLMQEPELLMLDEPIAGMSARERELTADLLQRICKGRSVIVIEHDMDFVKRIAHKVTVMHQGKILAEGPMEQVQADPKVIDVYLGH
- the urtC gene encoding urea ABC transporter permease subunit UrtC; this translates as MIALKTFIKRYQLGSLLLLAILLVVILPLSLDIFRLNLIGKYLTYAFVAVGLVMVWGYGGVLSLGQGIFFGIGGYAMAMFLKLEASDPITTKIQTTPGIPDFMDWNQITELPLMWLPFKSLTLTLILVIAAPTLLAWIISFAMFKRRVGGVYFAIITQAVALILTVLIIGQQGYTGGVNGMTDLKTVLGWDTRTDHAKYVLYFLCVALLLASIILCRWIQTGKAGTLLLAMRDKEDRVRFSGYDVANFKVFTFCLAAALSGIGGALFSLQVGFMSPSFVGIVPSVEMVIFAAVGGRMSLVGAVYGTLLVNFGKTYFSESFPDMWLFLMAGLFIGVTMAFPMGLAGVWEEHIRPRLQRRKLLPLGDDAPQSPALHAAAVAATVDSAAEPTLPDGVSPQRA
- the urtB gene encoding urea ABC transporter permease subunit UrtB, whose product is MSFSELLNIGLMQGFAGLSLFAVLLLMGLGLAVIFGQMGVINMAHGEFMTIGAYTIYLGSTLVEKHAPTLLPYYFPFAVLLAFFFAFVAGWLVEWALIRHLYKRPLDTLLATWGISLAMQQCFRTFIGPKEVSPVLPEWLLGSWAPIPGLDIPINGMFVLVLTTVVTCGMLLALSKSRWGLRVRATVANRVMANAIGINTKKTDRLTFAIGCGIAGVAGAAFTTIGSTGPTSGQLYIVDSFLVVTFGGAASLLGTVVSAFGIAQTQSITEFFMAGSMAKVLTLTLIVLILMIRPQGLFASKVRR
- the urtA gene encoding urea ABC transporter substrate-binding protein, which produces MSRDQDPSIDESPERIAMRRRRLLQGAAALPMMGLGGLAFAQPTASVNTTKLAVTDTEVIVGQLHSSTGTMAISETGSIQAEQLAIDEINAMGGILGRKIKVIKEDGASDWPTFAEKAKKLLINDHCAAVFGCWTSASRKAVLPVFEKENGLLYYPTFYEGLEQSKNVFYTGQEATQQILYSLEWAKTEKKAKTFFLIGSDYIWPRTSMKIARKHIENFQKGKVVGEEYYPLGSTNFGSLMNKIKLQKPDCIYAAVVGGSNVAFYKALKAAGITGDKQLLVTLAVTEDEMTGVGGENFAGFYSSMKYFQSLDNENNKKFVAAFKAKYGKDSVIGDVTQAGYLGPWLWKAAVERAKSFDVDKVVAASPGIELKQAPEGYVKLDANHHLWSKSRIAMGLPDGSFKVVSESPELIKPDPFPKGYQ
- a CDS encoding ATP-binding protein — translated: MPPANPSATSSAPSSTPSSTTSPVTGQKIFRIRRDYNTWVANETLEDYALRYTPRSFRKWSEFGVANTAFGATSFLALEAIGGAIALSYGFSNALWAILVVGIITFLTGLPICYYAAKYGVDMDLLTRGAGFGYLGSTLTSLIYASFTFIFFALEAAILALALQMYFDWPLAACYLVSSIVIIPLVMRGITMISKLQLWTQPIWLVLFLCPFIAVALKNPQAFADFTGLVGRISGNNDFDPLMFGAGATVAFSLVVQIGEQVDYLRFLPEKTAANRRRWWAAVLVAGPGWIVPGMLKMMGGAFLAFLALQHEIKPDHAVEPTHMYLAGFAYVFKDPAWVLGITTLFVVVSQMKINITNAYAGSLAWSNFFARLTHSHPGRVVWLVFNVLIALLLMTLGVFAALEKVLGLYSNIAIAWVGALVADLVINKPLGWSPKSIEFKRAHLYDINPVGLVSMLVAATIAMVAYAGLLGRWAESFSPFIALSTALLVSPLLAWKTKGRYYLARTDLQHWTPGQIVRCSVCDNSFESEDMAHCPAYSAPICSLCCTLESRCHDACKTDSRASEQISVWLKALLPPAIALRLNFRVVHYILVTTSLIALLATVMGIVYAQEGLLNADAAGVFLQTPFLKVFAMLSMVVAVAAWWIVLGSESRKMAQEESNRHNHLLTLEIEAHGRTGAALQAAKEAAEAANQAKTRYVAGMTHELRTPLNSILGYSQILLKNDDTARPPREAVQTIHRSGEHMLSLIDGLLDLARIEAGRLQLESMPLALPDFLEEVVRMVRPQAESKGLAFVYTQSGRVPPWVQADAKRLRQILINLLSNAVRFTDAGSVTLHVDARRQVLRFDVVDTGIGVAPQDHQRIFLPFERGAAGRRHGGEPGTGLGLTITGLLTSLMGGDLQLADTSSKGSVFSVRVYLRGVADPGPQVVPQRVISGYFGPRRTLLVVDDQPVQRQMLAGMLAPLGFDVREAASGTECLDSLRQHVPSAILLDLSMDDMDGWETAGRVRAAGFAVPIIIVSANVFENQADRLRLHDCQAFVGKPVIESELTTTLERHLGLQWLQPGLVLAGGQTSAEAAPELLTLPEEARHELMRLVQVGHVRGLQQALDRLAAAHPDLAATCTHLRGMVARFDLDSFKNALAEEVHAPNS
- a CDS encoding response regulator transcription factor, with the protein product MPPIPEADRPVVLVVDDAPSSLGMLCDTLEASGYTVLVAADGESALQRLELVVPDAILLDGMMPGLSGFETCRRIKANPALAHIPVLFMTGMSETHDVVEGFASGGVDYVVKPIRAQEVLARLHTHARNARITRMARDAVDVAGMGVVFVDTRGRLAWRSPQAALWLHALGEPAEPGHLPAALEDSLVHGSTRVLTTAGGTRLSVRNLGAATLGETMLLLALHKEGPAALARLTEAALTPRETEVLSWLAKGKTNRDIGDILGMSPRTVNKHLEHIFEKLGVETRSAAAALASGHLV
- a CDS encoding LysR family transcriptional regulator, encoding MDLSDLRVFQAVATAGGITRAAALLHRVPSNVTTRIKNLEDDLGVALFGREGRRLQLSPQGKVLLEFANRLLLLAEDARGAMHEQMPRGVLHLGSMESTAAIRLPALLGQIHERYPELSIELRTGAPRPLTIRVLSGELDAALVAEPVSDPRLDSLAVCTEQLVIIGPAGHPPIRSAHDIRNGTLLVFEPDCPHRQRLEAWCARDNMAPRRIIEVGSYHAILGCCVAGMGVALIPAAVLDTYTERARLSEHKLKGDFRTVRTMLIWRKDSPQPKVKLLADLIREKQRGRPKSSAQIIKRKTA